One genomic window of Leptospira paudalimensis includes the following:
- a CDS encoding formylglycine-generating enzyme family protein: MIKIPSGKWKPFLKDGSSLPNAQVKVNSFEMDEYPVTKQEFYEFTLLHPDWKKGKPSSLFVDAGYLADWKNGKPKESDMLTPVTYVSWFSAEAFCESKGKRLPTESEWEYVGSIPPQGKNQKAIEAVILKWYGEPRPEVLPKVGLYKNKLGVYDQHGMIWEWVYDFNNTSVTGDSRQDSDIESSLFCGGGSLKANDFSNYASYMRFGYRAGLKGWYTAKYLGFRCVTDQNKKEGSK, from the coding sequence ATGATCAAGATCCCTTCGGGGAAATGGAAACCCTTTCTGAAAGACGGATCTTCTTTGCCGAATGCCCAAGTGAAAGTGAACAGTTTTGAGATGGACGAGTATCCTGTCACCAAGCAAGAGTTTTACGAATTTACTTTGTTGCATCCAGATTGGAAAAAAGGAAAACCATCTTCTTTATTTGTAGATGCTGGTTACCTGGCAGATTGGAAAAACGGGAAACCTAAGGAATCTGATATGTTGACACCTGTGACATATGTGTCTTGGTTTTCTGCAGAAGCTTTTTGTGAATCAAAAGGCAAACGATTACCCACTGAATCTGAATGGGAATATGTTGGAAGTATTCCTCCGCAAGGTAAAAACCAAAAAGCGATTGAAGCAGTGATACTCAAGTGGTATGGGGAACCTAGGCCAGAAGTTTTGCCTAAGGTTGGTTTGTACAAAAACAAACTCGGAGTATATGACCAACATGGAATGATTTGGGAATGGGTGTATGACTTTAATAATACTTCTGTAACGGGTGATTCCAGGCAAGATTCAGATATTGAAAGTAGTCTCTTCTGTGGTGGAGGTTCACTGAAAGCAAATGATTTTTCGAATTATGCATCCTATATGCGATTTGGGTACCGCGCTGGCTTAAAAGGTTGGTATACGGCCAAATATTTAGGATTTCGATGTGTGACAGACCAGAATAAAAAGGAAGGTTCAAAATGA
- a CDS encoding SDR family NAD(P)-dependent oxidoreductase, whose product MSKEHSLVIGGTSDIGVWVVESLAKRGHSISITGRDKQKLSDLKTKILSKYNILIQTHELDIANMQSFDSFYSGLNVEPNHVYILVGYYEDQTFARENWRELEKTIQINFTGVVALVNAISISMEKRKSGIITVVSSVAGIRGRKLNYIYGSAKSGLTTYLSGLRALVFPNGVHIGTILLGPVYTKMSMGHNLIPWLTLTPEEAGEKIVTAGLNKKNEVYIRWPWRFIMFIIQVIPEWIFKRLPAF is encoded by the coding sequence GTGAGTAAGGAACATTCTTTAGTGATTGGAGGCACTTCTGATATTGGCGTTTGGGTAGTTGAATCTTTAGCCAAAAGAGGCCATTCTATTTCAATTACAGGTAGAGACAAACAAAAGTTATCTGATTTAAAAACAAAAATACTTTCCAAATATAATATTTTAATTCAAACCCATGAATTAGACATCGCAAATATGCAATCTTTTGATTCCTTCTATTCGGGACTGAATGTAGAACCAAATCATGTTTATATCCTCGTTGGTTATTATGAGGACCAAACATTTGCCAGAGAAAATTGGAGAGAATTAGAAAAAACCATTCAAATCAATTTTACTGGAGTTGTTGCACTTGTGAATGCCATTTCGATAAGTATGGAAAAAAGAAAATCGGGAATCATTACAGTCGTTAGCTCTGTTGCAGGGATCAGAGGCAGAAAATTAAACTACATTTATGGCAGCGCAAAGTCTGGTTTAACAACTTACCTTTCTGGTTTACGTGCACTTGTTTTTCCAAATGGTGTGCACATCGGTACCATATTACTTGGACCAGTCTATACGAAGATGTCAATGGGACACAATTTAATTCCTTGGTTAACGTTAACACCAGAAGAAGCCGGCGAAAAAATAGTCACTGCTGGATTGAACAAAAAGAATGAAGTTTATATTCGTTGGCCTTGGCGTTTCATTATGTTCATCATCCAAGTCATTCCTGAATGGATATTCAAACGTCTTCCAGCATTTTAG
- the odhB gene encoding 2-oxoglutarate dehydrogenase complex dihydrolipoyllysine-residue succinyltransferase, translated as MAIDIKVPEMGESVTEATISAWTKKEGDAVKVDEVLAILETDKVSLEIPAPTSGVLKSISKKVGDVVHVRDIIGAIEEGAVASTPASSSAPAPKAETPSAQPNTGKVNEELPPAARKLIEENKLDASKIPGTGRNGQITKEDVILYMEKGGANSAGPSKAAAPSPEIPKAVVVSANAGPRETVVPMTKLRQTIANRLVSAQHTAAILTTFNEVDMAPIMELRNKYKDKFKETHGVGLGFMSLFTKAAVAALKAYPAINAEIRGTDIVYKNYYDIGVAVGGPKGLVVPIVRNADLLSFAQIEQEIARLAGKVKDGKISLEDMEGGTFSISNGGVYGSMMSTPILNPPQSGILGMHNIVKRAVVVNDQIVIRPMMYLALSYDHRIVDGKEAVQFLVKIKEMVEDPTRLLFEV; from the coding sequence ATGGCAATAGACATCAAAGTCCCCGAGATGGGGGAATCCGTAACCGAAGCGACTATCAGTGCTTGGACCAAAAAAGAAGGCGATGCCGTAAAAGTAGACGAAGTGCTCGCAATTTTAGAAACAGACAAAGTCTCATTAGAAATTCCTGCTCCTACCTCAGGGGTATTAAAATCCATCTCCAAAAAGGTGGGGGATGTGGTACATGTGAGAGACATCATCGGTGCCATCGAAGAAGGTGCCGTAGCATCTACTCCTGCTAGTTCCAGTGCCCCTGCTCCCAAAGCAGAAACGCCAAGTGCGCAACCTAACACGGGCAAAGTGAATGAGGAACTCCCTCCTGCTGCGCGTAAACTCATTGAAGAAAATAAATTAGATGCCTCCAAAATCCCAGGCACTGGTCGCAACGGACAAATCACAAAAGAAGATGTGATCCTTTATATGGAAAAAGGTGGTGCAAATTCCGCTGGTCCTTCTAAGGCCGCAGCACCAAGTCCAGAGATTCCCAAAGCAGTTGTGGTATCGGCAAACGCAGGTCCTAGAGAAACAGTTGTGCCAATGACTAAACTTCGCCAAACGATTGCTAATCGCCTAGTGAGTGCACAACACACGGCAGCGATCCTCACGACGTTTAACGAAGTGGATATGGCTCCGATTATGGAACTTCGCAATAAATACAAAGACAAGTTCAAAGAAACTCACGGTGTGGGTCTTGGGTTCATGTCCCTTTTTACCAAAGCAGCAGTGGCAGCATTAAAAGCTTACCCTGCGATCAACGCAGAGATCCGTGGAACAGACATTGTTTACAAAAACTACTATGACATCGGAGTCGCAGTGGGTGGACCAAAAGGACTTGTGGTTCCGATTGTTCGTAACGCTGACCTTCTCAGTTTTGCACAAATCGAACAAGAGATCGCAAGGCTTGCGGGCAAAGTCAAAGACGGAAAAATTTCACTCGAAGATATGGAAGGGGGAACTTTCTCCATCTCCAATGGTGGTGTGTATGGATCCATGATGTCGACTCCAATCCTCAACCCTCCACAATCTGGAATTCTTGGAATGCATAACATCGTCAAACGTGCGGTAGTTGTGAATGACCAAATTGTCATCCGTCCGATGATGTATCTGGCTCTTTCTTATGACCACAGAATTGTGGATGGTAAGGAAGCAGTGCAGTTCCTTGTGAAGATCAAAGAAATGGTAGAGGATCCAACAAGACTCCTCTTTGAGGTATAG
- the nirK gene encoding copper-containing nitrite reductase has translation MNFIKSKQTIFYLFLLFLFTFLFQCGKETIEEAKLTYAPQVPPHIDRTYEAKVIVNIETIEVVGRLADGVEYTFWTFGGSVPGPMIRVREGDQVEFHLKNHPSSKMPHNIDLHAVTGQGGGAAASLTIPGHASKFSFKALNPGLYIYHCATSPVGMHIANGMYGLIFVQPKDDLPKVDKEYYVVQSEFYTKGKNGEPGLQSFSMEKAITEIPDYVVFNGSVGSLVEDRAITAKVGEKVRLFVGNGGPNLVSSFHVIGEIFDHVYTEGGILPNQKNVQTTLIPAGGSAIVDFTVDVPGTLILVDHSIFRTFNKGSLGMLKVEGEPNPNVYSGKQEDTVYLPEGPAIQRMVTEVKPKVSAKTKEEVLANGERVYKSVCSACHMKEGQGVAGVFPPLAKSDFLNADKQRAIQVLKKGLSGQITVNGQKYNNVMPHLELSNEEIASVLSYVYSKWDNKGYMVTEQEVR, from the coding sequence ATGAATTTCATAAAATCAAAACAAACCATCTTTTATCTGTTCCTTTTATTCCTATTTACCTTTCTTTTTCAATGTGGAAAAGAAACAATTGAGGAAGCAAAACTAACATATGCACCACAAGTGCCTCCCCACATTGATCGCACTTACGAAGCAAAAGTCATCGTCAATATAGAAACGATCGAGGTTGTAGGTCGACTCGCTGACGGAGTCGAATATACATTCTGGACTTTTGGTGGATCTGTGCCTGGGCCTATGATCCGTGTCAGGGAAGGGGACCAAGTGGAGTTCCATTTAAAAAACCATCCTTCTAGCAAAATGCCACATAACATCGATTTGCATGCTGTCACTGGGCAAGGTGGTGGTGCAGCGGCTTCTCTCACAATCCCAGGACATGCTTCTAAATTTTCGTTCAAAGCTCTCAATCCTGGACTTTATATTTACCACTGTGCTACCTCTCCTGTGGGAATGCACATTGCAAATGGAATGTATGGACTCATCTTTGTACAACCAAAGGATGATCTACCAAAAGTGGACAAGGAATACTATGTAGTCCAAAGTGAGTTTTATACAAAAGGGAAAAATGGAGAACCAGGTTTACAATCATTTAGCATGGAGAAGGCGATAACTGAAATTCCAGACTACGTAGTGTTTAATGGTTCTGTCGGTTCATTGGTGGAAGATAGGGCGATTACAGCAAAAGTAGGAGAAAAAGTTAGATTGTTTGTTGGGAATGGTGGTCCAAATTTAGTTTCTTCCTTCCATGTGATTGGAGAGATTTTTGATCATGTGTATACAGAAGGTGGAATATTGCCAAACCAAAAAAATGTACAAACCACTCTCATCCCTGCCGGGGGATCTGCTATTGTTGATTTTACGGTTGATGTGCCAGGGACTTTGATACTCGTAGACCATTCCATTTTTAGAACATTTAACAAAGGTTCACTTGGGATGCTGAAAGTAGAAGGTGAACCCAATCCAAATGTTTATTCTGGAAAACAAGAAGATACTGTTTATTTACCGGAAGGACCAGCCATCCAAAGGATGGTAACTGAGGTAAAACCAAAAGTTTCTGCCAAAACCAAAGAGGAAGTTTTGGCGAATGGAGAAAGAGTTTATAAGTCAGTTTGTTCCGCATGTCATATGAAAGAAGGCCAAGGTGTTGCGGGAGTTTTCCCACCACTAGCAAAATCAGATTTTTTAAACGCTGATAAACAAAGAGCCATCCAAGTGTTAAAAAAGGGTTTGAGTGGGCAAATCACAGTGAATGGTCAAAAATACAATAACGTAATGCCTCACCTAGAACTTTCCAATGAAGAAATTGCAAGTGTATTGAGTTATGTTTACAGCAAATGGGATAATAAAGGATATATGGTAACTGAACAAGAAGTGAGGTAA
- a CDS encoding gamma carbonic anhydrase family protein — translation MIRSFQGHIPSIHPTAWVAPSADVLGKVSIGEESSIWFQCVLRGDVNTITIGKHVNIQDMTLVHVARDLYPVTIGDYVSIGHHATIHGCVLKDHSFVGMGAMLMDDVEIGEWSFVGAGSLVPPGKKIPPGVLVMGSPAKIIRDITDKDREIITRTANNYTKYKENYRNEGIGGTSLS, via the coding sequence ATGATCCGTTCTTTCCAAGGCCATATACCTTCTATCCACCCCACTGCCTGGGTGGCACCTTCCGCTGATGTACTTGGGAAAGTCAGCATTGGGGAAGAGTCCTCGATTTGGTTCCAATGTGTGTTACGAGGTGACGTCAATACCATCACCATTGGCAAACATGTGAACATCCAAGACATGACACTCGTACATGTGGCAAGAGATTTGTATCCTGTCACGATTGGGGATTATGTATCCATCGGCCACCATGCGACCATTCACGGTTGTGTGCTGAAGGATCATAGTTTTGTGGGGATGGGAGCCATGCTTATGGATGATGTGGAGATCGGAGAGTGGTCCTTTGTGGGTGCCGGATCCCTTGTCCCACCTGGGAAAAAAATCCCACCAGGCGTTCTTGTGATGGGAAGTCCCGCCAAAATCATCCGAGACATCACAGACAAAGACCGCGAGATCATCACCCGCACGGCAAACAATTATACCAAGTACAAAGAAAATTATCGCAACGAAGGGATTGGGGGCACATCCCTTTCCTAA
- a CDS encoding SCO family protein, whose product MNQTISKYFSYLMLLSIGISFSQCDEHNANHHHEHEPLLVTGEPAQGSLLELKSQWQNEDNKSVSFVDWKGKPFLISMFYASCISICPRLVSDLEQVAKKIESESGKVPNVILVSFDSENDKPQVLKDYKKKMGLGQNWTLLTGKEEDVRMLSVVLGINFKKMARGEFNHSAVISLFDREGLNVTRIEGIGSNVDTMILKFKELK is encoded by the coding sequence ATGAATCAAACGATTTCAAAATATTTTTCTTATCTTATGTTATTATCAATAGGAATTTCATTTTCTCAGTGTGACGAACATAATGCAAATCATCACCATGAACATGAACCTCTGTTAGTTACAGGTGAACCTGCACAAGGGAGTTTATTGGAGCTAAAAAGCCAATGGCAAAATGAAGATAATAAATCGGTAAGTTTTGTTGATTGGAAAGGAAAACCGTTTCTCATCAGTATGTTTTATGCTTCTTGTATTTCCATTTGCCCACGGTTAGTTTCTGATTTGGAACAGGTGGCAAAAAAAATCGAATCAGAATCAGGCAAAGTACCAAATGTCATCCTTGTGAGTTTTGATTCTGAAAATGATAAACCCCAAGTGTTAAAAGATTATAAAAAGAAGATGGGCCTTGGTCAAAATTGGACACTTCTCACGGGAAAGGAAGAAGACGTTCGGATGTTGTCAGTGGTTCTTGGTATCAATTTTAAAAAAATGGCAAGAGGAGAATTCAATCATTCTGCAGTGATCAGTTTATTTGACCGGGAAGGTTTGAATGTAACAAGAATCGAAGGGATTGGATCCAATGTCGACACGATGATTCTTAAGTTTAAAGAACTGAAGTGA
- the lpdA gene encoding dihydrolipoyl dehydrogenase, whose product MEQYDIVVIGAGPGGYVAAVRAAQLGKKVAIIEKRKTLGGTCLNVGCIPSKALLDSSEEYHKTKHKLSDHGISVKDVKIDIAKMMARKDKVVTEVTSGVDYLMKKNKITRYLGHASFISKNEIAITAEDGKKESISGTNIIIASGSSPIEIPPLPVDGKNIITSDHAIALDAVPEHLIIVGAGVIGLELGSVWLRLGAKVTVVELMPRLFGTADQAMASLAERLLTGQGINFLFETKVHGAKVKGKKVEVEIEGKDGKKTILEGDKVLVSIGRRPNTDGLGAKEIGIEMTDRGRIKVEPNKFQTNIPNIYAIGDVIDGPMLAHKAEDEGIAVAELICGKYGHVNYKAIPWIVYTWPEVAWVGLGEEELKAKGIEYKVGKYMFKPNARAKAMNETDGQVKVLADKKTDKLLGVYIVGPRASDMIAEVAVAFEFGASAEDIARSTHAHPTLSEVLREAAMDADAKWSIHS is encoded by the coding sequence ATGGAACAATATGATATCGTTGTCATTGGTGCAGGTCCTGGTGGGTATGTGGCTGCGGTTCGCGCAGCCCAACTCGGGAAAAAAGTAGCCATTATCGAAAAAAGAAAAACTCTCGGGGGGACTTGTCTCAACGTAGGTTGTATTCCTTCCAAAGCCCTTCTCGATTCTTCAGAAGAGTATCACAAAACCAAACATAAACTAAGCGACCACGGGATCTCCGTGAAAGATGTCAAAATCGACATCGCGAAGATGATGGCTCGTAAAGACAAAGTGGTAACTGAAGTGACATCGGGTGTTGATTACCTGATGAAAAAAAATAAGATCACTCGTTATTTGGGTCATGCAAGTTTCATTTCCAAAAACGAAATTGCAATCACTGCAGAAGATGGAAAAAAAGAATCTATCTCTGGAACGAACATCATCATCGCATCTGGTTCCTCTCCAATTGAAATCCCACCACTCCCTGTGGATGGAAAAAACATTATTACCTCGGATCACGCGATTGCTCTCGATGCAGTTCCAGAACACCTCATCATTGTAGGTGCAGGAGTGATTGGACTCGAACTTGGTTCTGTTTGGTTACGACTTGGTGCGAAGGTCACTGTGGTGGAACTCATGCCACGCCTCTTTGGAACTGCTGACCAAGCGATGGCAAGTCTTGCCGAAAGACTTCTCACTGGGCAAGGGATCAATTTTCTATTCGAAACCAAAGTGCACGGTGCTAAGGTGAAAGGGAAAAAAGTTGAAGTGGAAATCGAAGGCAAAGATGGGAAAAAAACCATCCTCGAAGGAGACAAGGTGCTTGTTTCCATTGGCCGTCGTCCGAATACAGATGGACTTGGTGCCAAAGAAATTGGAATCGAAATGACAGACCGTGGTCGCATCAAAGTAGAACCTAACAAATTCCAAACGAACATTCCTAATATTTATGCAATTGGTGACGTGATTGATGGACCTATGCTTGCACACAAAGCAGAAGACGAAGGCATTGCCGTTGCCGAACTCATTTGCGGAAAGTATGGTCATGTGAATTACAAAGCCATTCCTTGGATCGTTTACACTTGGCCAGAAGTGGCATGGGTAGGTCTTGGAGAAGAAGAACTAAAAGCCAAAGGCATTGAATACAAAGTGGGTAAGTACATGTTCAAACCCAATGCTCGTGCCAAAGCCATGAACGAAACGGATGGACAAGTGAAAGTCCTCGCTGACAAAAAAACGGACAAACTCCTTGGGGTTTACATCGTAGGACCAAGGGCTTCTGACATGATTGCAGAGGTTGCAGTGGCGTTTGAGTTTGGTGCGAGTGCAGAAGACATTGCTCGTTCTACACATGCTCACCCCACTCTTTCCGAAGTCCTCAGAGAAGCGGCGATGGATGCTGACGCAAAATGGTCCATCCATTCGTAA
- a CDS encoding GAF domain-containing SpoIIE family protein phosphatase yields MTDPQTSLSKFRSLLHISSILNANLDLHQLLPLIMLYSKDLLEAEASSLFLLENDEFLYCEVALGEKGEIIQEYARLELGEGIVGMVAKEKKPIALVDAYKDPRFNPSMDKRTGFKTKSLICVPLFVEERLIGTLEVINKTNDRIFNDSDLEYLISLSEVAATAIQNANVKDSLDKRILELSLLYEFEKLSVSEKSLNELGKWMLNRVLEYLGASSGTIYLANNTKQELGILAAKGIPEDAYDQIKVPYGKGVSGWVAEKKESLLIHNLDMDPRYNKLSPYKFESKSLISAPLIYQNELLGVISINNKLSGYAFQHSDLDLLTNIAARLSNTIKNAQLFHQIVDTGKELSRAKNIMQKIMPSVLPETKELSYGVSHIPLEQVGGDFYDVTQIDENHYSILIADISGHGLSAAVLAAMSHMVLKNFEPEIKQSPSIFLTTLNHMLFGKLAGNFLTAFYGIINIKENSILCANAGHHAPFLLKTGESKAKPLDVKGKILGLIPDLYYEEKTFSFGKGDRLVLYTDGITEHMSKDHNKRYDDELFQMAITKGKSNVAQECANLLIQEAKDYVGSVEFADDVTILIVDRK; encoded by the coding sequence ATGACAGACCCACAAACTAGCCTGAGCAAATTCAGAAGTCTTCTTCATATTTCTTCCATTCTCAATGCAAACCTGGATTTGCACCAATTACTTCCTCTCATCATGTTATACTCCAAGGATTTATTGGAAGCAGAAGCAAGTTCCCTTTTCCTCTTGGAAAATGATGAATTTTTATACTGTGAGGTTGCACTGGGTGAAAAAGGAGAGATCATCCAAGAATATGCTAGATTGGAACTAGGAGAAGGCATCGTGGGGATGGTAGCAAAAGAAAAAAAACCAATCGCGTTAGTAGATGCCTACAAAGATCCAAGATTCAATCCTAGTATGGACAAACGTACTGGATTCAAAACAAAATCGCTTATTTGTGTCCCTCTCTTTGTTGAAGAAAGGTTGATTGGAACTCTGGAAGTGATCAATAAAACAAATGATCGTATTTTTAATGATTCTGATTTAGAATATTTGATTTCTCTCTCAGAGGTTGCTGCTACTGCCATACAAAATGCCAACGTAAAAGATAGTTTAGACAAACGGATCTTAGAACTTTCTCTTTTGTATGAATTTGAAAAACTTTCAGTTTCGGAAAAGAGCTTAAACGAACTTGGGAAATGGATGTTAAACCGAGTATTAGAATACTTAGGTGCAAGTTCTGGAACTATTTACTTAGCAAATAACACCAAACAAGAATTAGGGATCCTTGCTGCCAAAGGAATTCCGGAAGATGCTTATGATCAAATCAAAGTTCCATATGGGAAAGGTGTTTCAGGTTGGGTCGCAGAAAAAAAAGAAAGCCTACTCATTCATAATTTAGATATGGACCCTCGTTATAATAAACTTTCACCTTATAAGTTTGAATCCAAATCTTTGATATCGGCACCACTCATTTACCAAAACGAACTATTGGGTGTGATTAGCATCAATAACAAACTTTCGGGTTATGCTTTCCAACATTCCGATTTAGACCTACTTACAAACATTGCGGCAAGACTCAGTAATACGATTAAAAATGCGCAACTCTTCCACCAAATTGTAGACACAGGAAAAGAACTCAGTCGTGCGAAAAACATCATGCAAAAAATCATGCCGTCTGTTTTACCAGAGACAAAAGAATTGAGTTATGGAGTTTCACACATCCCACTCGAACAAGTTGGTGGTGATTTTTATGATGTAACACAAATTGATGAGAACCATTATTCCATTTTGATTGCGGACATTTCAGGGCATGGACTTTCCGCAGCAGTTTTAGCGGCCATGTCCCATATGGTTTTAAAAAACTTTGAACCAGAAATCAAACAAAGCCCCTCTATATTTTTAACAACACTCAACCATATGTTGTTTGGCAAATTGGCTGGAAATTTTCTCACAGCATTTTATGGAATCATCAACATCAAAGAAAATTCCATTCTCTGCGCCAATGCAGGCCATCATGCACCTTTCCTTCTCAAAACGGGAGAATCAAAAGCAAAACCATTGGATGTAAAAGGGAAAATCCTTGGGCTCATTCCAGATCTTTATTATGAAGAAAAAACATTTTCTTTTGGTAAAGGGGATAGGCTTGTACTTTATACAGATGGAATTACGGAACATATGTCAAAAGACCATAACAAACGTTATGATGACGAATTATTCCAAATGGCTATCACGAAAGGGAAATCAAACGTAGCACAAGAATGTGCAAACCTACTCATCCAAGAAGCAAAGGATTATGTAGGTTCGGTTGAATTTGCAGATGATGTGACAATTCTCATTGTCGATCGAAAGTAA
- a CDS encoding BPSS1187 family protein, with translation MKILSLSKNINTLFFFVVIFSLSHLFLFCKKESETNEDLLKIISLNLYARSCAGQNAFPSNGAVGSLIRYQIAPSLTNSQITTFNAPHQVFPPQTGTTQKNKLSVFYPGTDSTPCEINAILQQGATRGYHVIGLSYPNGEAVNTICNQGTARNDASCFEMVRREIVTGESVSPYVAVDSGNAIEGRLLSLLLYLKQNYPGQGWDQYVSGGSILWSSVYVGGHSQGSGHAAYQGKIRTVGRVSIYSGVSDYSLQTASTPSWFGLSQQAPAGSYYGLIHENDSIANLSGNMNQVTDVWLSPLGMVGALTNVNVGSPYGNSKRLVTTSCNGMGTLAMHSCPMFNGFQNVWNYVSYP, from the coding sequence TTGAAAATTCTATCCTTATCAAAAAACATAAATACTTTGTTTTTTTTCGTTGTTATATTCTCTCTTTCTCATTTGTTTCTCTTTTGTAAAAAAGAGTCTGAAACCAATGAAGATTTGCTGAAAATTATTTCCTTAAACTTGTATGCGCGTTCTTGTGCAGGCCAGAACGCATTTCCTTCCAATGGAGCTGTTGGTTCTCTTATTCGTTATCAAATTGCCCCATCCCTAACCAATTCTCAAATCACAACGTTTAACGCACCTCACCAAGTATTCCCACCACAAACAGGTACAACCCAAAAAAACAAATTATCTGTTTTTTACCCTGGTACTGATTCTACTCCTTGTGAAATCAATGCGATTTTACAACAAGGTGCTACAAGAGGATACCATGTCATTGGGCTTAGTTATCCAAATGGTGAAGCTGTGAATACGATTTGTAACCAAGGTACTGCAAGGAATGATGCCAGTTGTTTTGAAATGGTTAGGCGTGAAATCGTAACAGGTGAATCTGTCTCTCCTTATGTTGCAGTGGACTCTGGCAATGCAATCGAAGGTAGACTTTTATCTTTATTACTTTACTTAAAGCAAAATTATCCAGGGCAAGGTTGGGACCAATATGTATCAGGTGGTTCGATTCTCTGGTCGAGTGTTTATGTCGGTGGGCATTCCCAAGGCAGTGGACATGCTGCTTACCAAGGAAAAATTCGAACTGTTGGCAGAGTTTCCATCTACAGTGGAGTTTCAGATTATAGTTTGCAAACAGCTTCCACCCCTTCTTGGTTTGGGCTCTCACAACAAGCACCTGCAGGTTCTTATTATGGATTGATCCATGAAAACGATTCAATTGCTAACCTCAGTGGTAATATGAATCAGGTAACTGATGTTTGGTTGAGTCCACTAGGAATGGTTGGGGCTTTGACTAATGTGAATGTCGGGAGTCCATATGGAAATAGCAAACGTTTGGTGACTACTTCTTGTAATGGAATGGGAACACTTGCAATGCACTCATGCCCTATGTTCAATGGATTCCAAAATGTTTGGAATTATGTAAGTTACCCTTAA